The following proteins come from a genomic window of Dermacentor albipictus isolate Rhodes 1998 colony chromosome 8, USDA_Dalb.pri_finalv2, whole genome shotgun sequence:
- the Hpd gene encoding 4-hydroxyphenylpyruvate dioxygenase, which produces MTTYTDKGPKPDGGRFLAFDHVTFWVGNAKQAASYYCNKMGFEYFCYRGLETGSRKVVSHAVRQNKIVFVFSSALNPDDEVMGPHLVKHGDGVKDIAFSVEDLDTIVKRAKERGATIVRDIWEESDECGTVRFATVQTCGDTTHTFAERGTYNGLFLPGFKKHPSRDRSYEKLPDAGLQFIDHCVLNQPDLEMVPTAMWYEKNLMFHRFWSVDDKQIHTKYSALRSIVVTNYEETIKMPINEPANGLRRSQIQEYVDYYGGAGVQHIALNSSDIIASITALRERGMEFLDTPDTYYTQLREKLKTAKITVSEDLNTLQKLKILIDYDDNGYLLQIFTKNMQDRPTLFLEVIQRHNHHGFGAGNFKSLFEAIEAEQEARGNLY; this is translated from the exons GCGGCGTCCTACTACTGCAACAAGATGGGCTTCGAGTACTTCTGCTACCGAGGCCTGGAGACCGGATCCCGTAAGGTGGTGTCGCATGCGGTCCGCCAAAACAAGATCGTCTTCGTCTTCTCCTCGGCGCTCAACCCGGACGACGAAG TGATGGGACCGCACCTTGTCAAGCACGGAGACGGAGTTAAGGACATCGCCTTCAGTGTCGAGGACCTGGACACCATTGTGAAG CGTGCCAAGGAGCGTGGGGCCACGATCGTCCGCGACATCTGGGAGGAGTCTGACGAGTGCGGAACCGTCCGCTTTGCAACGGTGCAGACG TGCGGCGACACGACGCACACGTTCGCGGAGCGGGGAACGTACAACGGCCTCTTCTTGCCGGGATTCAAGAAGCATCCGTCTCGGGACCGCAGTTACGAGAAGCT GCCCGACGCCGGTCTCCAGTTTATTGACCACTGCGTCCTCAACCAGCCCGACTTGGAGATGGTGCCCACCGCCATGTG GTACGAGAAGAACCTGATGTTCCACCGGTTCTGGTCGGTGGACGACAAGCAGATCCACACCAAGTACTCGGCGCTGCGCTCCATCGTGGTCACAAACTACGAAGAGACCATCAAGATGCCAATCAACGAACCCGCCAACGGGCTGCGACGGTCGCAGATACAG GAGTATGTGGACTACTACGGAGGCGCCGGCGTCCAGCACATCGCCTTGAACTCGAGCGATATCATCGCCTCG ATCACGGCATTGCGCGAACGCGGCATGGAGTTCCTGGATACGCCGGACACATACTACACGCAGCTGCGGGAGAAGCTCAAGACAGCCAAGATCACCGTCTCCGAGGACCTCAACACG CTGCAGAAGCTGAAGATCCTGATCGACTACGACGACAACGGCTACCTGCTGCAGATATTCACCAAGAACATGCAGGACCGCCCGACGCTTTTCCTCGAGGTCATCCAGAGGCACAACCACCAC GGATTCGGCGCCGGCAACTTTAAGTCCCTGTTCGAAGCCATCGAGGCCGAACAGGAGGCCAGGGGAAACCTCTACTGA